One part of the Vitis riparia cultivar Riparia Gloire de Montpellier isolate 1030 chromosome 15, EGFV_Vit.rip_1.0, whole genome shotgun sequence genome encodes these proteins:
- the LOC117932011 gene encoding putative cysteine-rich repeat secretory protein 21 has protein sequence MAMASLGRLFFISCILTNLVPSTVAHQLITPFCLPERGNYTNGSSYQANLSSLLTSFSNTTVDYGFYHSSAGEVKGIGFCRGDIGPDKCRSCMNTSSHERRRLCPNSKEAIIYYDICTLRYSNRSIFGTWELHPHLQQPNSENFWEVNGSNQVGIFESMQQENKSTLKLYMQLFSAVLMYQSSNALTVWMRFLRLFLCI, from the coding sequence ATGGCAATGGCTTCTCTGGGACGGCTTTTCTTCATTTCATGCATTCTCACAAACCTTGTTCCTTCCACTGTTGCCCACCAGCTCATAACCCCATTCTGCCTTCCAGAGAGAGGCAACTACACAAACGGCAGTAGCTACCAGGCAAACCTCAGTTCCCTACTCACCTCCTTCTCTAATACCACGGTTGACTACGGGTTTTACCACTCTTCTGCTGGCGAAGTCAAAGGAATTGGATTCTGTAGAGGCGACATCGGACCGGATAAGTGCCGTAGTTGTATGAACACCTCTAGCCATGAACGCAGACGGCTATGTCCCAACAGCAAGGAGGCAATTATATATTACGATATTTGCACATTACGTTACTCTAACCGCTCCATATTTGGCACTTGGGAATTACATCCCCATCTTCAACAGCCCAACAGTGAAAATTTCTGGGAGGTGAATGGGTCCAACCAGGTGGGAATCTTCGAAAGCATGCAGCAGGAGAACAAGTCGACTTTGAAACTATATATGCAGTTGTTCAGTGCAGTCCTGATGTACCAGAGCAGTAATGCATTGACTGTCTGGATGAGATTTTTAAGGTTATTCCTGTGCATATGA
- the LOC117932012 gene encoding uncharacterized protein LOC117932012, giving the protein MAGDLDSASNRIIKFLYSYGGKILLCRIDGKLRYVGGHTRVLAVDRSISYAELMVKLGELCGLSVTLRCQLPKEDLDVLVTVTSDEELANVIDEYHRASSSCYKIRVVLWPPKSLKTISPVSSTTSNVDSSDFRSITAVCAHRSASPPMLAHCYPGPRSVSSTTTAHRCSTRILPRIEFPLYVR; this is encoded by the exons ATGGC GGGGGATCTTGATTCCGCTAGTAATAGAATCATAAAGTTTCTCTACAGCTATGGCGGCAAGATTCTTCTTTGTCGCATCGATGGCAAGCTGCGGTACGTAGGTGGACATACTAGGGTTCTTGCTGTGGATCGATCTATTTCATATGCAG AGCTGATGGTGAAGTTAGGGGAGTTGTGTGGATTGTCGGTGACTTTGAGGTGTCAGTTGCCTAAGGAGGATCTGGACGTGTTGGTTACGGTCACCAGCGATGAAGAGCTTGCTAATGTAATTGATGAATACCATCGGGCTTCTTCATCGTGTTATAAGATCAGAGTCGTTCTTTGGCCGCCCAAATCTCTCAAAACTATTTCTCCAGTTTCATCAACTACGTCCAACGTCGATTCCTCTGATTTCAGATCGATTACCGCAGTCTGCGCTCATCGTTCAGCCTCTCCGCCTATGTTGGCTCACTGTTATCCTGGTCCTCGTTCAGTATCTTCAACTACGACGGCACATAGATGCTCCACCCGTATCTTGCCGCGAATAGAGTTTCCCCTCTATGTCCGCTAA